The Cygnus atratus isolate AKBS03 ecotype Queensland, Australia chromosome 12, CAtr_DNAZoo_HiC_assembly, whole genome shotgun sequence genome has a segment encoding these proteins:
- the SETD6 gene encoding N-lysine methyltransferase SETD6 — protein sequence MAAGGGSDPAAAFVAWCGAAGVRLSPKVRLSRQGTVSGYGLVAGEELAAGELLVAVPRPALLSQHTCGIRGLLRDAQDSLQSQSGWVPLLLALLYEYTASTSPWRPYFALWEDFKSLDHPMFWPEEERTRLLQGTGIPEAVDKDLANIHLEYSSIILPFMQAHPDIFDPKVHTLELYKQLVAFVMAYSFQEPLEEEDEDEKGPNPPMMVPVADILNHVANHNANLEYAPKCLRMVTTRPISKGQEIFNTYGQMANWQLLHMYGFAEPYPGNTNDTADIQMVTVRKAAMQRAKNEAQQQLVSEQWDFLCQLEMVGEEGAFVLGWDEVLTEEELSVTLKVLCMSEEEFKEYKEQDGWEDDSEEEESSTLSNEALSRLKTPCKKLLYDSVLLTLESYGSDLKADQDLLKKEAYEKLSRREQQALHVRYGQKRILHQLLELVR from the exons atggcggcgggcggcggcagcgACCCTGCGGCGGCCTTCGTGGCGTGGTGCGGGGCGGCCGGCGTGCGGCTCAGCCCCAag GTGCGCCTCAGCAGGCAGGGCACGGTGTCCGGGTACGGGCTGGTGGCCGGCGAGGAGCTGGCGGCGGGCGAGCTGCTGGTGGCCGTGCCGCGCCCCGCGCTGCTCTCCCAGCACACCTGCGGCATCCGCGGCCTGCTGCGGGACG CCCAGGACTCTCTGCAGAGCCAATCCGGGTGGGTGCCcctcctgctggccctgctctaCGAGTACACGGCCAGCACCTCCCCGTGGCGGCCCTATTTTGCCCTCTGGGAGGACTTCAAGAGCTTGGATCACCCCATGTTCTG gcctgaagaagaaaggacaaggctgctgcagggcacaggcaTCCCAGAAGCAGTAGACAAGGACCTGGCTAACATCCACCTGGAGTACAGCTCCATCATCCTGCCTTTCATGCAGGCCCACCCCGACATTTTTGACCCCAAGGTGCACACGCTGGAGTTGTACAAGCAGCTGGTGGCCTTTGTCATGGCTTACAG TTTTCAGGAACCTTTGGAGGAGGAAGACGAAGATGAGAAGGGACCTAATCCTCCCATGATGGTACCTGTAGCAGATATTTTGAATCATGTGGCCAACCACAACGCCAACCTGGAATATGCTCCC AAGTGTTTACGAATGGTTACAACACGGCCCATCAGCAAAGGACAAGAGATCTTCAACACCTACGGGCAGATGGCCAACTGGCAGCTCCTGCACATGTACGGCTTCGCAGAGCCATATCCCGGCAACACCAACGACACGGCCGACATCCAGATGGTGACAGTGCGCAAGGCAGCGATGCAGC GTGCCaaaaatgaagcacagcagCAACTGGTCTCAGAGCAGTGGGACTTCTTGTGCCAGCTGGAGATGGTGGGGGAGGAAGGCGCCTTCGTGCTTGGCTGGGATGAGGTGCTGACAGAGGAAGAGCTGTCTGTGACCCTCAAG GTGCTGTGCATGTCAGAAGAAGAATTCAAGGAGTATAAGGAACAAGATGGCTGGGAAGACGAcagtgaggaagaggaaagctCCACCCTTTCTAACGAAGCTCTCTCCAGACTTAAAACCCCTTGCAAGAAGCTCCTTTATGACAGTGTGCTGCTGACCCTGGAATCCTACGGGTCAGACCTGAAAGCAGACCAGGACTTGCTAAAAAAGGAAGCTTATGAGAAACTGAGTCGAAGGGAGCAGCAAGCTTTGCATGTACGCTATGGACAGAAAAGGATCTTGCATCAGCTGCTAGAGCTGGTACGCTAA
- the LOC118246586 gene encoding SNF-related serine/threonine-protein kinase-like, which yields MAEGKIAGLYDLECTLGKGHFAVVKLARHVFTGQRVAVKVIDKSKLAGEAAGQLLQEVRCMKLVQHPNVVRLYEVIDTHSKLYLILELGDGGDMFDHIMRHEGGLAEGRAKHYFAQIVHAISYCHKLHVVHRDLKPENVVFFQEQGVVKLTDFGFSNRFQPGKMLTTSCGSLAYSAPEILLGDEYDAPAVDIWSLGVILYMLVCGQPPFQEANDSETLTMIMDCRYTVPPHVSAQCSDLISRMLQRDPRQRASLEQIEGHAWLQGVDPSPASRSLLPLTSHKRVSREEHEIIIQAMTCGHIADRDTIQEALEADRYNHITATYFLLAERMLREKQEEQGRRRSLLYDLAKQVQSRTDLSDTFSPVDGTGGLQPFTEVLGSPQPPSLSACGDSSDSSRGVRQPPRVLLKAPAIDTTITKSAPALQQICEEEEEEEEEEGRPAVLERKSSSLNQEQMRDFLRAGARRLSCRGEVLGRGSEPGGWGGRPGAIGGGRGAPGPLEMRGDSTGSPKEREGMGRPQERGPVLPPSPDPTDKCQGPGSPRGHAGRPVETLGPGGTEVGAENVIKLDPGKGKSGSLRDRILQFPLCEKALAFKIRPSSKESLLSLGQFNCCHVI from the exons ATGGCCGAGGGCAAGATCGCGGGGCTGTACGACCTGGAGTGCACGCTGGGCAAGGGGCACTTCGCGGTGGTGAAGCTGGCGCGGCACGTCTTCACCGGGCAGCGCGTGGCCGTCAAGGTGATCGACAAGAGCAAGCTGGCGGGCGAGGCGGccgggcagctgctgcaggaggtgcgCTGCATGAAGCTGGTGCAGCACCCCAACGTGGTGCGCCTCTACGAGGTCATCGACACCCACTCCAAGCTCTACCTCATCCTGGAGCTGGGCGACGGCGGCGACATGTTCGACCACATCATGCGGCACGAGGGCGGCCTGGCCGAGGGCCGCGCCAAGCACTACTTCGCGCAGATCGTCCACGCCATCTCCTACTGCCACAAGCTGCACGTGGTGCACCGCGACCTCAAGCCCGAGAACGTCGTCTTCTtccaggagcagggggtggtcAAGCTCACGGACTTTGGCTTCAGCAACCGCTTCCAGCCCGGCAAGATGCTCACCACCAGCTGCGGCTCGCTGGCGTACTCGGCGCCGGAGATCCTGCTCGGGGACGAGTACGACGCGCCGGCCGTCG ACATCTGGAGCCTGGGCGTCATCCTCTACATGCTGGTGTGCGGGCAGCCGCCCTTCCAGGAGGCCAACGACAGCGAGACGCTCACCATGATCATGGACTGCCGCTACACCGTGCCCCCACACGTGTCGGCGCAGTGCTCCGA CCTCATCTCCAGGATGCTGCAGCGGGACCCCCGGCAGCGAGCCTCCCTGGAGCAGATCGAGGGCCACGCGTGGCTGCAGGGGGTGGACCCGTCCCCCGCCAGccgctccctgctgcccctcacCTCGCACAAGCGCGTGTCCCGGGAGGAGCACGAGATCATCATCCAGGCCATGACGTGCGGGCACATCGCCGATCGGGACACCATCCAGGA GGCGCTGGAGGCCGACCGCTACAACCACATCACGGCCACCTACTTCTTGCTGGCGGAGAGGATGCTGCgggagaagcaggaggagcagggccgCCGCCGGAGCCTCCTCTACGACCTGGCCAAGCAGGTGCAGAGCAG GACTGACCTCTCGGACACGTTCAGCCCCGTGGATGGCACCGGTGGCCTTCAGCCCTTCACAGAGGTGCttggcagcccccagccaccCTCCCTGTCTGCCTGTGGggacagcagtgacagcagccgTGGCGTCCGCCAGCCCCCCCGGGTGCTGCTGAAGGCCCCCGCCATCGACACCACCATCACCAAGAGCGCCCCGGCCCTGCAGCAGATctgcgaggaggaggaggaagaggaggaggaggagggcaggccCGCCGTGTTGGAGAGGAAGAGCAGCTCGCTGAACCAGGAGCAGATGCGAGATTTCCTCCGCGCCGGGGCCCGCCGGCTGTCGTGCCGCGGGGAGGTGCTGGGCCGGGGGTCTGAGCCAGGGGGCTGGGGCGGGCGCCCGGGTGCCATCGGAGGCGGGCGAGGAGCCCCGGGGCCCCTGGAGATGCGGGGGGACAGCACCGGGTCCCCCAAGGAGAGGGAGGGCATGGGGCGCCCCCAGGAAAGGGGGCCTGTCCTGCCACCATCCCCAGACCCCACGGACAAATGCCAGGGGCCAGGCAGCCCCCGTGGCCATGCCGGGCGGCCAGTGGAGACCTTGGGCCCAGGGGGCACCGAGGTGGGCGCGGAGAATGTGATAAAGCTGGACCCGGGTAAGGGCAAGAGCGGCAGCCTGAGGGACCGGATCCTGCAGTTCCCGCTGTGCGAGAAAGCCCTGGCCTTCAAGATCCGTCCCAGCTCCAAGGAGAGCCTCCTGTCCCTGGGGCAGTTCAACTGCTGCCATGTCATTTAG